A window of Rufibacter sp. LB8 contains these coding sequences:
- the plsY gene encoding glycerol-3-phosphate 1-O-acyltransferase PlsY has product MDLIYIGGAVLLAYLLGAIPTAVWIGKTYYGIDVRQHGSGNAGATNTFRVLGKKPGSIVMAVDILKGFVATSLAYGLLYFYAIGHDQVVLYKIILGTVAVLGHIYPVYVGFKGGKGVATVMGMVLAVHLEVALICLAIFIVMLLISKYVSLSSMTAAICFPLILLLPKYRPEETLLLVFGVLIALMVVYTHRKNITRLLQGVESKVNFGFGKKK; this is encoded by the coding sequence ATGGACTTGATATATATCGGCGGAGCCGTATTGCTGGCGTACTTGCTGGGCGCTATTCCCACCGCCGTCTGGATTGGCAAAACCTATTACGGCATTGATGTGCGGCAGCACGGCAGCGGAAACGCCGGCGCCACCAATACCTTTAGAGTGCTGGGCAAAAAACCGGGTTCTATTGTAATGGCGGTAGATATTCTCAAAGGTTTTGTAGCCACGTCTTTGGCGTATGGCTTGCTCTATTTCTATGCCATTGGCCATGACCAGGTGGTGCTGTACAAAATCATTCTGGGCACGGTGGCGGTGCTGGGGCATATTTACCCGGTGTACGTGGGCTTTAAAGGTGGCAAAGGCGTGGCCACGGTCATGGGCATGGTGCTGGCGGTGCATTTAGAAGTGGCGTTGATCTGTCTGGCCATTTTCATTGTCATGCTTTTGATTTCCAAGTACGTATCGTTGAGTTCCATGACGGCGGCTATTTGTTTCCCGCTGATTTTGTTGTTACCCAAGTACAGACCAGAAGAAACGTTGCTGCTGGTGTTTGGCGTTTTGATTGCTTTAATGGTGGTCTACACGCACCGCAAGAACATCACACGCCTGCTGCAGGGCGTGGAAAGCAAGGTGAATTTCGGGTTTGGGAAGAAAAAATAA